The Lycium barbarum isolate Lr01 chromosome 10, ASM1917538v2, whole genome shotgun sequence genome includes a region encoding these proteins:
- the LOC132615242 gene encoding nudix hydrolase 26, chloroplastic isoform X1 yields MALCRSFFLCSFPLPRLPLQFNTSIPSPNCPLKFHQISTLPLLGFKRCKTASFASLPLSSSSMENPPEGYRRNVGICLMNPSNKKIFAASRLDIPSAWQMPQGGVDDSEDPTNAAIRELREETGVTSAEIVAEVPHWVTYDFPPDVREKLRHQWGSDWKGQAQKWFLFKFTGNDEEINLLGDGTEKPEFGEWSWISPEQVIELAVDFKKPVYKEVLSVFSQHFQ; encoded by the exons ATGGCTTTATGTCGATCCTTCTTCCTCTGTAGCTTTCCACTTCCTCGTCTTCCATTGCAGTTTAACACTTCAATTCCTTCCCCAAACTGCCCTTTAAAATTCCATCAAATTAGCACTTTGCCACTCCTTGGCTTTAAACGCTGCAAAACAGCTTCTTTTGCTTCACTGccgttatcatcatcatcaatggAAAACCCACCAGAAGGTTATAGAAGAAATGTGGGCATTTGTCTAATGAACCCTTCTAATAAAAAG ATATTTGCTGCTTCAAGGCTTGATATACCTAGTGCCTGGCAAATGCCACAG GGTGGGGTGGATGATAGTGAAGATCCAACAAATGCTGCCATCAGGGAATTAAGAGAGGAAACTGGGGTTACTTCAGCAGAAATTGTTGCTGAG GTCCCACATTGGGTAACTTATGATTTCCCACCAGACGTTAGAGAAAAGCTAAGGCATCAATGGGGTTCTGACTGGAAAGGTCAAGCACAGAAGTG GTTCCTATTTAAATTCACTGGAAATGACGAAGAAATCAACCTTCTAGGCGATGGGACGGAGAAGCCTGAGTTTGGAGAATGGTCATGGATATCACCCGAGCAAGTTATTGAACTC GCAGTGGATTTCAAGAAGCCTGTTTACAAGGAAGTTCTCTCTGTTTTCTCGCAACATTTCCAGTAG
- the LOC132615242 gene encoding nudix hydrolase 26, chloroplastic isoform X2, whose amino-acid sequence MPQGGVDDSEDPTNAAIRELREETGVTSAEIVAEVPHWVTYDFPPDVREKLRHQWGSDWKGQAQKWFLFKFTGNDEEINLLGDGTEKPEFGEWSWISPEQVIELAVDFKKPVYKEVLSVFSQHFQ is encoded by the exons ATGCCACAG GGTGGGGTGGATGATAGTGAAGATCCAACAAATGCTGCCATCAGGGAATTAAGAGAGGAAACTGGGGTTACTTCAGCAGAAATTGTTGCTGAG GTCCCACATTGGGTAACTTATGATTTCCCACCAGACGTTAGAGAAAAGCTAAGGCATCAATGGGGTTCTGACTGGAAAGGTCAAGCACAGAAGTG GTTCCTATTTAAATTCACTGGAAATGACGAAGAAATCAACCTTCTAGGCGATGGGACGGAGAAGCCTGAGTTTGGAGAATGGTCATGGATATCACCCGAGCAAGTTATTGAACTC GCAGTGGATTTCAAGAAGCCTGTTTACAAGGAAGTTCTCTCTGTTTTCTCGCAACATTTCCAGTAG